A single region of the bacterium BMS3Abin14 genome encodes:
- the iscS_4 gene encoding cysteine desulfurase, with the protein MNTVYMDHLAATPLEPRVLEAMLPFLKGRFGNPMSVHSTGQEVLASVEQARAQVASFVNCSPREIIFTSSGSESNNTAVAGTACCPRRAGAEIIVSAVEHSSVLNTARSLSGQGIETRVIPVDKFAMVDPDDVKTAINDRTVMISIMHANGEVGTIQPIREIARIAREAGVPIHTDAMAATGQIPLDVQDLGVDLMSFSAQGLFGPKGAAALYVRKGTRMLPLLLGGVQEAGRRAGLTDVPAVVGFGEAARIASEEQTQWSSLMSDLRDHLIKGVLERTSEVELNGHTAQRLPGNAAFGIWYIEGESIILSLDMEGISASTGSSCTSRALKTSHVLTAMGQPPELAQGSVLFTLGKGNTAGDVDHLLDTIPGIVNRLRSISPLGRQAGTPPVR; encoded by the coding sequence TTGAACACCGTTTACATGGACCATCTGGCTGCAACCCCCCTTGAACCACGCGTGTTGGAGGCCATGCTTCCGTTTCTAAAGGGTCGATTCGGAAACCCCATGAGCGTTCACTCCACTGGGCAGGAAGTCCTGGCCTCTGTCGAGCAGGCAAGGGCACAGGTAGCATCATTTGTTAACTGCAGCCCAAGGGAGATTATCTTCACTTCCAGCGGGTCGGAGTCCAACAACACTGCGGTGGCCGGCACGGCCTGCTGCCCCAGGCGCGCCGGAGCCGAGATCATCGTATCAGCGGTAGAACACAGCAGTGTGCTGAATACCGCTCGCAGCCTGTCCGGACAGGGCATCGAGACCAGGGTCATCCCTGTCGACAAATTCGCCATGGTGGATCCGGACGACGTCAAAACCGCCATTAACGACCGGACCGTCATGATCTCTATCATGCATGCCAACGGCGAGGTCGGGACAATCCAGCCCATCCGTGAAATAGCCCGCATCGCACGGGAGGCCGGCGTCCCGATTCATACTGACGCCATGGCCGCTACCGGGCAGATTCCCCTGGATGTGCAGGACCTGGGGGTCGACTTGATGAGCTTTTCCGCCCAGGGGCTATTCGGTCCCAAGGGCGCTGCGGCCCTGTATGTCCGCAAGGGGACACGCATGCTGCCCCTTTTGCTGGGAGGGGTTCAGGAGGCAGGGCGCCGGGCGGGGTTAACCGACGTGCCGGCCGTTGTGGGTTTCGGCGAGGCTGCCCGCATAGCCTCGGAGGAACAGACCCAATGGAGTTCTCTCATGTCCGACCTTCGGGACCATCTCATCAAGGGTGTCCTTGAAAGGACCTCGGAAGTGGAGCTTAACGGCCATACCGCCCAGAGGCTCCCCGGAAACGCCGCCTTTGGCATCTGGTACATCGAGGGGGAATCCATAATCCTGTCCCTGGACATGGAAGGGATAAGCGCCTCCACCGGCTCATCCTGTACATCGAGAGCCCTCAAAACCTCCCACGTGCTCACAGCCATGGGCCAGCCGCCTGAACTTGCTCAGGGCTCCGTGCTCTTCACCTTGGGCAAAGGAAACACCGCAGGGGATGTGGATCATCTTCTTGACACAATTCCCGGCATTGTCAATCGACTTCGAAGTATCTCTCCGCTGGGCAGGCAGGCGGGGACCCCCCCCGTGAGGTAA
- the cph1 gene encoding phytochrome-like protein cph1, which yields MMFSMGSKASADDQGGKAPLLDGDSFRAFMENSPLPVFIIGVEDPDHRRHRFLAANAAARKMYGYSEEEFRSLTAVDLHPAEEKERVVKAVKKVDRVMSGQIQDPFPFRHILKDGTTVYVQVNAHPIRYLNRRARLVIVHDVTKRHEAERIVSEREAQYRLMFEAQADAVMIFNRDGRLVDANPAARRMYGYRKDEMLSLCMKDLVQPDYHHMFEKIRSTLQGGKTFRGQSLDYRKDGTSMDVEIRVSPITYYGEPHALVVARDITSTKATERQVRESRDHLRALYRASPDMIFLHGEDGRVIDVNKNVLKEYGAKSVKEFKQLDPGGLMGEGCPPEMAFGRLTKAFQGEPQRFSWNARRLDGSEFPVEVRLRRVKLPAKGGGASPCVIAVVRNISDLQEAERSLNEAYEKLEMKNVDMESFLYSAGHDLRTPLVSIKGYLELLVRSAGVKLSDDEKQMCARINGNIDRLDELLKDLLQLSHIGVLDGKPQRLRISSIVERVLESEKKSAWLLPAKVDIQKDIPDIFLHEIRAYQLFRNLISNSLKFQKEKRPLRISIGCSPETDSMIPKGHSVFYFQDNGIGIAQEYHEMIFDLFTRPKESPVKGTGVGLAIVKRVVEAEGGNLRIESKPGKGTVFYFSLPVVTD from the coding sequence ATGATGTTTTCAATGGGTAGCAAAGCCTCCGCCGACGATCAAGGCGGGAAAGCGCCCCTCCTCGACGGGGATTCCTTTCGGGCCTTCATGGAGAACAGTCCCCTGCCCGTCTTCATTATCGGTGTGGAGGATCCGGACCACAGGCGGCACAGGTTCCTTGCGGCAAATGCCGCTGCAAGAAAAATGTACGGTTATTCCGAGGAGGAGTTCCGCTCCTTAACCGCTGTCGACCTTCACCCCGCCGAGGAGAAGGAAAGGGTCGTGAAGGCGGTAAAGAAGGTCGACCGGGTCATGTCCGGTCAGATTCAAGATCCCTTTCCCTTCCGCCATATCCTGAAAGACGGCACGACAGTGTACGTTCAGGTCAACGCCCACCCTATTCGGTATCTCAATCGCCGTGCAAGGCTTGTCATCGTTCATGATGTCACCAAACGACACGAAGCCGAAAGGATAGTGAGCGAGCGGGAGGCCCAGTACCGGCTGATGTTCGAGGCACAGGCCGACGCCGTCATGATATTTAACAGGGACGGGCGCCTGGTGGATGCCAATCCGGCCGCCAGGAGAATGTACGGGTACAGGAAAGACGAAATGCTGAGCCTTTGCATGAAGGACCTGGTCCAACCGGACTACCACCATATGTTTGAAAAGATCAGGAGCACCCTTCAGGGCGGCAAAACGTTCAGGGGACAGTCTCTCGATTATCGTAAGGATGGAACCTCCATGGACGTAGAGATCCGCGTTTCGCCCATTACCTATTACGGGGAGCCTCACGCCCTTGTGGTGGCCAGGGATATCACAAGCACAAAGGCCACGGAAAGGCAGGTCCGGGAATCGAGGGACCATCTCAGAGCTCTTTACAGGGCCTCGCCGGACATGATCTTCCTGCACGGCGAGGACGGCAGGGTCATTGATGTCAACAAAAATGTCCTGAAGGAATACGGGGCAAAAAGTGTGAAGGAGTTCAAGCAATTGGATCCCGGTGGGTTGATGGGCGAGGGCTGCCCGCCGGAGATGGCGTTCGGCCGTCTGACAAAAGCCTTTCAGGGCGAGCCTCAGCGCTTTTCATGGAATGCCAGACGGCTGGACGGAAGTGAATTTCCGGTGGAGGTGAGGCTCCGCAGGGTGAAACTGCCTGCGAAGGGAGGCGGGGCAAGCCCCTGCGTTATAGCTGTCGTGCGGAATATTTCCGACCTTCAGGAGGCCGAAAGGTCGCTGAACGAGGCATACGAAAAACTGGAGATGAAGAACGTGGATATGGAGTCATTCCTCTATTCCGCCGGTCACGACCTGAGAACGCCCCTGGTCAGCATAAAGGGATACCTTGAGCTTCTCGTACGTTCGGCAGGTGTAAAGCTGAGCGACGATGAAAAACAGATGTGCGCCAGGATCAACGGCAACATTGACCGTCTCGATGAACTTTTGAAGGATCTTCTTCAGCTTTCCCATATTGGAGTTCTGGATGGAAAACCGCAGAGGCTGCGGATAAGTTCCATTGTAGAAAGGGTGCTTGAATCTGAAAAGAAAAGCGCCTGGCTCCTTCCTGCGAAGGTTGATATTCAGAAAGATATTCCGGACATCTTCCTCCACGAGATCCGCGCCTACCAGCTTTTCAGGAACCTGATCTCAAACAGCCTGAAATTCCAGAAGGAAAAACGTCCCCTCAGGATTTCCATCGGATGCTCCCCGGAAACCGACAGTATGATTCCGAAAGGGCATAGCGTATTCTATTTTCAGGACAATGGAATC